The Rosa chinensis cultivar Old Blush chromosome 7, RchiOBHm-V2, whole genome shotgun sequence DNA segment TTTGCCCCCATACGTGTTTTTCTTTTACCATTTTCTTCAAGATTCAATCTTTCCTTTGTGGGTGTTTGTAAAGGCTCTTCCTTTTGTGTTTTTCCTATCTGGGTTTGTGATCATCTCTTTCTGGGATTGTTTTGCCATTTGGGGTTAGAACAGAAATCCAAAAAGATTTCTTTTATGGTTGTCAAGTGCTGTTGCAATTGGGATGAAAGCTTCATTTGGACAAGTGTGTATTTGTGACATAGCCAAAGTGAGTTTATCTGCATTTCTAGGCATTGAGAGATTTCAATGTTTGGTGTTTCATGAAGGTTTGGTTGTTGAATTTGTAGGATGGGAAGGGTTAAGTTAAAGATAAAGAAATTGGAGAGCAGTGGCAATCGACAGGTTACTTATTCGAAACGGAGAAATGGCATCTTGAAAAAGGCCAAGGAGTTATCAATCTTATGTGATGTAGACATTACGCTTCTCATGTTTTCCCCAGCTGGAAGGCCTACATTGTTCCAAGGGGAGCGCAGGTATCGAATGCTGCCAAGTTTACAATCATTCATACATTGTTCTGATGATTATAATGCATTGGTACTAAGGTGATGTCAAAACCAATATGTTTGAGGCCATATATTGACCTTTAATCTCTGGTTTCGATGAAATTTCAACTTTACAAAACTAAATGAGGCTAGAATCAgagttttattattattctttccATATAGTATGCTAATgtaggttttttttgttttttttgctgGTTATTTCTTGACTATTTCAGCAATTTTGAAGACATTATTGCAAAGTTTGCCCACTTAACTCCACAGGAGAGGGTGAAAAGGTACTGAAATGCTTGCATTAAATTTGGAATCTCTTTTTCTAGCTTGGTTGAATTTGGATGGCAATATAGCTAACTGCTTTAACGTTTCACTGGAACAGGAAGTTGGAGAGCCTTGAAGTAAGACTGTTGTAAATAGTATTAAAAGTGGACAAATGTCTCTCTTGCTTTCGTTGCATTAAACAAAGAGAAACTATGCTGTCACTTAATCCAATTATGCTTGCATTTTGGTGTTCTCTTTGGGGATATAGGTACTGAAGAAAACTTTTAAGAAGTTGGACCATGATGTAAATGTACAAGAATTTGTGGGTTCCAGGTGTGTCAATATATTATCAATTTTGCCGTTTCCTTTTACTCTGTTCAATTTTTCTTAACTGTTTCCCTTCTGTTGTTTCTTGCAGCACTCAGACAGTTGAGGTATACATCGTTTATCAGCAttaccatgttttttttttccaactagTATTCATGACAACTCATGTATTCTGGTAAATTTTTCATTGGCAGAATCTGACAAATCAAGCAAGGGCATTGCAAACCCAACTTACGGAACTGCATAAGAGACTGAGGTGCACCTTTGGAGCTTTTGGTTGTTCAAgtattgctttttctttttggtcttgATGGTCATATTACAGCATTATGTATTTTAGAAAGTGTCTTTTTATATCAAGTCATTTGCGGTATTGAATCAATACTGAACCAAAGGAAGGAAGTGGAAAAAGAAGTTGTCTGCGAACTTACATTTCAGAATCAATTTACGTCACGTTCTTGACTCTCATGTTATAGATATTGCGtcattttttttgaaattgtagTCAAGTGCCTTAGCTGATATTAGTACCAAACAAGATGCAATAATAGACAAGTTAATTGACTTGTTTTGAGATGAGCTGTTTTTGTGAACCCTAGACAGACTCTGACCAACTGTATAGAAAACTCACTATACCATATGTATGTAACTATGTATTGGTCAGTGAGATATATGCAAAGAAATTGGAAATTGGGATCATATGATGTATAAGCTAGTTTTTCCACTTCTTCAGCTTTTGGAGTAATCCAGAGAAGGTTGATGATGTAGAACAGCTAAGGCAGATGGAAGACATGCTTAAGGAATCAATTAGTCGAACACATCTGCACAAGGTATCATTCTCTTTTTCCTGCTACAGGAATTGCGCAATAAATACTAATTTTTATACTGTGAAAGACAAGGTATCAACAATTAATGGATTTTGCTTACCACGAAACCATAAATTAATCATGAATATAAATGGTGTCACTTTATGAGAACATATTTTGTTTTCCGTGGTTGATGTCATGGTGAGTTTAAGCTATGGTGACTCACCAAAACCACCTAAACATGTTGAGCCAGAGGGTGGACACTGCTAATTTGTGTGACACACCATAATAGATCCTTATGAGTAGCTTGGCTATTGAATTGATTCTAATATGCTGGATACTTTTTTTGTCAGGAAAACTTTGAAAAACATCAACTAGCTTCACTGAATTGCACAGGCCAGGTAAAAAATGCTTTAGCTGGTGCAGAATGCCTCTCTCATGTGTtgagaaaatctgaaaatgaCTTTTGTTGCATCGCAGTTTCAAAATGGAATGCCTTCATCTTTAATTGTGGGCAGTGTGCATGAAACTCAACCGATGCCTTGGATTTTGAATAATGACAATCAACATTTGATATTACCCAACGAGGCTTCCTTTCTGCCTCATAGGTTCGTCTACTACTTCCCTGCTGCACCAACGCCTGAGAATGCTCAGTGCCAATATTTTATATTGTAATATATTCTTATTGGTAGGATGGCAGatgttttttccttcttctttttttcctttaattggATCTAACTGTGCGTTTTTCATTCTCTCTTTTTACAGAGACGTGGACTGCTCTACAAATGCCTCAGTAGCACGATTTAATAGTTACTTTGGCAGTGGCGCCAGCACTAGTACTAGCACTGGTAAACAATCTGAGGTTGGTGATCCAGGACAACTTGATAATATGGGGCACATTCCTAGTATGGAAGGAGGTTGTGGCTTGAATGAGTATGACATAAATGCTTGTTTAAGTACAGAACTTGGCCAGCAGTATGCGTATCCATCATATTGCAATCCTAATGTGCCAGACGATAAAAAATTGAAGCCTGGTGTGGAAATGAACTTACCAACAAATTCGGTGGATTATCAAGCAAGTAGCAACTTCGAACTGTCTCGATCTTTGTATGGTGATGAGCATCCTTCTTGGCTTTCATCTTCCGGGCCTAGCACCATTGCTGTATATGACCAGAATACGTACCAGCAGGTAAAGTATTCCTTTGGTTGGTTGTTTCGCTCTGTTTTCCCATACTAAATGAGATATTTCAAATTTGTGGATTTCATGTGgtctctttgtttctttttcattccATTAATTGATACCTTGCGCTTCTATGTTTATTTGTGATATCTTGTAGCAACCAAACATGAGATTGTAGCTGGGGGAAAAATCATGGAAGAATTTTACCGGCCTCCCAAACCAACCTGATCGATGAAGAGAAATATAGAGAGGTATCCAAGAGTATTGATGCTCATCGGCTCATTGGCTCATTGGCTTATGGAGATTAGTttaaacatgtatatatattgtaCAAGATATATAGGATCATAGTTCATCTGTATATGAACTCCATTGGTTTCCTCAGAGCATCCCACATTGTAAATTATTACTTATAGAAAATGAAAGCAACATCATGATGTCTTGAGCTacttggaaaaaataaaattttaacaaTGAATTAGTGAATTGTAATGAGGATaatcataataataataatataatgcCATATTGCCATTATGGTTCCTGTACACTGGTAAAACCTTGTCTACATTGATGCTCGCTCCCATTTCATCCTCAAAAGCCATATTAAATCATTGTtacaaaacaaatgaaaacagGTTTTCTCCATTTCTTGCTTCCTTTTGACGGATCTAGTAGCCCCTTAGTGTTTGGACAATGGTGTTGTGCCATGGGTCAGAAAGATGCTGCACTAGGTTGTCAAAGGGTCCTTTGCCAGTCACATTGTGTTGAACCACAAATCCCAGGAATGCCAACATTGCCAGTCTCCCTGCATATACACAAAGTTTAAACCAAATTAATTAGTTGAAACCCACAAAAGTCATCTGATCAAAAACGAGCTTGAGGCTGATTCTCAAAGACTTACCGTTGGCGAGTtccttctccttggcctccTCAGTTGGTGCAAAGTTGAGAGGGTTGAAGATGCCACCAGGGTAACCTACCTCATTTGGTGGCAAGCTGTATTGCTTGAAGATGGGGTCTTGGTTCACACTTCCTGGGTTCTTGATGTCTTGCCACCGTCTGATCTCGACATAGTGGAACAAGATGAACTCGATCACAAAGAGGGTGGAGGAAGATGCAAAGTACTCGGCTTTCCCAGCATCGTACCATTTCGGAACGTTAATGATCCCAATGCTTGTCAAGACTTCAGGCAATAGCATCCCAACTACACCCAACATAGCCCAACGACCGTTCACAAGCTCAGCTTGGACATACCACCTCAGGTTCTCTGGGTCCTCAGCAAGTGCCAAAGGATCAAACCCATTGTCACCAGGAAGACTGAAGCACAGAAACAAACCAAGATACATAAGAATTGACGTCACAAATTATAAACACATATATAGTACTTGCACGCTTTGTTTGAGCTTGATTAAGTAAGTACCTGCCAGTTAGGTAACCTGGTGATGGCAAGCCAGGCAACCACTCACCCTTCTTGGCCTCGACTTTAAAAGAACTAGCAGATGATGTCACAGGCCTAAAAGCCACTTCCCTAGTTAACTTGCCGGAAGAGCCGGTAAGGAACCTCGATTTCGAGGTGATTTGTGGCCTGTAGACGGCGGACGCCTGAGTCGTGACGGTTGCCATACTTTTCTACCTGAATTTGGATCAAGAAGATGGATTTTTCAGGTAGAGGAAGTGGGTTTGGCTAAATGAAAATGTACAATATGGTGTAGTGTTCATGGCTTTGTATTATATCATGTCAATGAGTCAATGACAGTGTAGTGTTGTGGTGCTGGTTCTTTGCTAGAATCTGATCGTTGGATTGCCTGATTTTTTGTATCCGACGGTCAGGATTTGGTTGTGGGGTTTGGATTGGCCAATGGAAACCCTTGTGCCTTATCTTTTTATCCTAGGGTTGTATCCACAAATCTATTACTTTGCTGCCGTTGGTAGCAAAAAGATGTTGCGGGGTCCTCTATTTCCACGTGTTAAGATTTGAATTGGATATGAGGATTAGAATCTCCTTCCACGTGGAATCTACGGAGTCCTATCAAGCCATGACAAGTGGCTGGCTTAGATTGGCCTTAGCAAGTGGTGTAGCTTCACCTCATGTAGTGGAAAGAATTACCCCAAGATAACACATTTTATGTGTGGTAATTTGTATGATAAGTAATGTTATAGTCTATCTGTTGCTCCATTAAATACTTATTGGTTAAAAATTATTAATGTCTTCATGAATCTTGATTTGCAAGTAAAACATCACCAAAACCGGCCGGAAAAATCATTTGGCACATGAATTTGGAAATCTAGTAAGAATAGGTGTGAGGGTTCTTTTTGAATGAAGCATTGACTAGGCCAAAATCAACCCAATAATTGATTAACGGGGGGATTTTTGTGTGTGATTCAGATAATGAACAGAGCTTGCAACGTGAAGtgtggtgtgggagctagaaacacaCTGAGGTGAGAGAATTGGATAGTTTTTGGATCTGGGACCCAAGAGTGTAATTGTAGCTTGGGTCCACATGCGTGGCATGACGGTTCGATATGCAACTTTTTATCTTTCCGAATGTGGTTCATATGtgtgtttcctttttttttttagttgaaatGTGTGTGCGACCTGTCTTGTgatttttttgggtatcaacaaTAGGGTATTagagcgaagctaaagtcaagCTTGTCCAGCAAAAGATGGGCAGGTTTTCTCACTCTGATTGGGCAATATTTTGTAACTTGAGAACTTAGACCTTTTGGAACATTAATTAAACTTGAGATGAACCACTACACAAACTAATCCAATGTTAACTCCTATGTCCtcaaatatatttataatttccttcaaaaaagaaaaaaatatattcataatTTAACTTGGAATTTTTATCTCATCTAAAAAAAATTCCtcattccaatctaatccattTTGGGATCCCATGTTCGTGTTCCAATTGATGCTAAAGTCATTCTTTACACCAAATCTCGATTGTTTTTAACAAAAAAGGCCTGATTTGGTACACAAATTCGAAATTCTT contains these protein-coding regions:
- the LOC112179209 gene encoding agamous-like MADS-box protein AGL65, which encodes MGRVKLKIKKLESSGNRQVTYSKRRNGILKKAKELSILCDVDITLLMFSPAGRPTLFQGERSNFEDIIAKFAHLTPQERVKRKLESLEVLKKTFKKLDHDVNVQEFVGSSTQTVENLTNQARALQTQLTELHKRLSFWSNPEKVDDVEQLRQMEDMLKESISRTHLHKENFEKHQLASLNCTGQFQNGMPSSLIVGSVHETQPMPWILNNDNQHLILPNEASFLPHRDVDCSTNASVARFNSYFGSGASTSTSTGKQSEVGDPGQLDNMGHIPSMEGGCGLNEYDINACLSTELGQQYAYPSYCNPNVPDDKKLKPGVEMNLPTNSVDYQASSNFELSRSLYGDEHPSWLSSSGPSTIAVYDQNTYQQQPNMRL
- the LOC112179210 gene encoding chlorophyll a-b binding protein P4, chloroplastic; the encoded protein is MATVTTQASAVYRPQITSKSRFLTGSSGKLTREVAFRPVTSSASSFKVEAKKGEWLPGLPSPGYLTGSLPGDNGFDPLALAEDPENLRWYVQAELVNGRWAMLGVVGMLLPEVLTSIGIINVPKWYDAGKAEYFASSSTLFVIEFILFHYVEIRRWQDIKNPGSVNQDPIFKQYSLPPNEVGYPGGIFNPLNFAPTEEAKEKELANGRLAMLAFLGFVVQHNVTGKGPFDNLVQHLSDPWHNTIVQTLRGY